Below is a genomic region from Tepidiforma bonchosmolovskayae.
GGTCGACGTCGGCCGCGACGCGCGGGGCGAACGGCTGTACGTGGTCGACGGCCGGTCGTGGCTCGAGTGGCGCGACTGGGTGCGGGGCAGCCCGCGCCCCGGGTTTGTGCACCTGCGCATCGGCTCACTCGACGGGCTGCGCGGCCGCGGCCCGGTCATGGCCGTGCTGGAGTCCCTCGGCGTCGGCCGCGCCGCCGAGCTCTACGCGGCGCGGTATTTTGCGTCGGCCGGCGTGCCGGGCGGCATCATCTACGTCTCCGGGCGGCTGTCGCCGGAGGATGCGCGGCGTCTGGCCGAGCAGTTTGCGGCCGCCCACAGCGGACCCAACGTCCACCGGGTGGCGGTGCTCGACCAGGGGGCGAAATTCGAGTCGCCGGGGGCGGACCCGGCCTCGTTGCAGCTGCTCGACGTGCGCCGGTTCACCGTCACCGAGGTCGCGCGCGTGTTTGGCATCCCGCCCCACCTGCTCGGCGACGCGTCCCAGTCGACCAGCTGGGGCAGCGGGCTGGAGGAGCAGAACCGGGCGTTCATCACGCTCACGCTCCGGCCCTACATCGCATTGCTGGAGTCGGCTCTGACCGACGCGTTCTGCGCCGGCACCGACTACCTCATCCGCATCGACCCGTCGGCGCTGCTGCAGGGCAACCTCCAGAGCCGATTCGCCGCCTACAACGCCGCGCGGCAGGCCGGCCTGATGACGATCAACGAGATCCGAGACCTCGAGGATTTGCCCGGCATCGGCGAGGCCGGGGACAACGTCCTCACGCCGCTGAACATGCAGGTCACGCAGGTGCCGCCGCGCGCCGGCGCCGAGTACATCCCGGAGCAGTGAGATGGGTGACATGCCAGGTCGGACAATCCCAGCGATGGAGATGGAGCAGAAGCTGTTCTCGGCGGCGGCGCCGCCGGCCGAGGCGACCGGCGAGATCGAGGTCACATGGGCCACGCTGGGCGTGGTCGACCGTGACGGCGACATCATCCTGCCCGAGGCCGTCCCGGCGGGCAAAACCGTGCCGATCATGCAGTGGGGGCATCGCCTCAGCGACCTGCCGATCGGCGAGGCGACGCTCTCGGTCGAGGGCGAACGGGCGGTTGCACGCGGGCGCCTGTATCTCGGGACGACGGCTGGCCGCGACCACTACGAGGTGCTCAGGGAGAGGGGCG
It encodes:
- a CDS encoding phage portal protein yields the protein MAWWGRMFRWVGGSPDRTEETPASAVVGLHSQAGVWMDEQAALAMAPVYRAVTLISQSIAAMPLRIMEPMPDGSRRVANPEEMAVLWSRPNPEETRVEFIGRLLAHLLIWGDAFVFVAEPGPLGEARRLALIEPPRVDVGRDARGERLYVVDGRSWLEWRDWVRGSPRPGFVHLRIGSLDGLRGRGPVMAVLESLGVGRAAELYAARYFASAGVPGGIIYVSGRLSPEDARRLAEQFAAAHSGPNVHRVAVLDQGAKFESPGADPASLQLLDVRRFTVTEVARVFGIPPHLLGDASQSTSWGSGLEEQNRAFITLTLRPYIALLESALTDAFCAGTDYLIRIDPSALLQGNLQSRFAAYNAARQAGLMTINEIRDLEDLPGIGEAGDNVLTPLNMQVTQVPPRAGAEYIPEQ